One Leptospira meyeri genomic region harbors:
- a CDS encoding neutral/alkaline non-lysosomal ceramidase N-terminal domain-containing protein: MQFRISLIVLFCFTFSLHSEEKPVYSAAMAKKDITGPSVGVMFWGYAREDQTGLGIHTRQYARSLVIRDQSSKKLLAYVTAEVGGIPFEIQRDVVKRLQLELDPSFNYGNVLINASHTHSGPAGHFHYSEVSFYSKEFYSESYAVLRDGIFESIKEAYQKLKPAELIVGKAMVKEAGVNRSLSAYLANPELERKTYSDNIDREMLQLTVSISGVPIGFVNWYGVHPTNITFDNRLISSDNKGIASLLAESEAKKQGLNDFVAIFAQANEGDVSPNLNLNNTGPGKDMYDSSFIIGKRQFLASQEILKSERKRLSGGISFTQRFIDMSKHPVSSEFSGTGKTETTCPSAYGYSFAAGSTEEGGGHWLFHEGMTNQNRRFYIDWIAKFMLQSPSQELRECQNPKAVLFPMGETKPIPSLPQILPYGLAVVGNLTILVLPHEVTTMSSRRLKKEVQSILKDQSSEIVLSGLTNDFSGYITTPEEYSTQNYEGGHTLHGPQSLNALRQEFHKMSLELKSGSPVPTTTVMPLDLSDRIHPLKIPSADVISNKPQNIIQPNAETYKKGEVISCRVASAHPNVGYPKVFSYLWVEALDGGNWKPIRSDADFDTKFIYQKRGLWGKSEESLELIWETGAETKSGEYRLVHEGMYLSADGKKNQYRIECPNFRIGEGRI; this comes from the coding sequence ATGCAGTTTCGAATTTCACTAATTGTTCTCTTTTGTTTCACGTTTTCTCTCCATTCTGAAGAGAAACCAGTCTATTCTGCCGCGATGGCAAAAAAAGACATCACAGGTCCATCTGTTGGTGTTATGTTTTGGGGTTATGCGAGAGAGGACCAAACTGGACTTGGGATTCATACAAGGCAGTATGCTCGTTCCCTTGTCATTCGAGACCAAAGTTCCAAAAAACTTTTGGCTTATGTTACTGCGGAGGTGGGAGGAATACCTTTCGAAATCCAAAGAGATGTTGTGAAAAGACTTCAGCTAGAGTTAGATCCATCATTTAACTATGGCAATGTGTTAATCAATGCATCTCATACACACAGTGGTCCTGCGGGACATTTTCATTATTCCGAAGTTTCTTTTTATTCAAAAGAATTCTATTCAGAATCTTATGCGGTTCTTAGAGATGGAATTTTTGAATCAATTAAAGAAGCTTATCAAAAATTAAAACCTGCTGAATTGATCGTCGGAAAGGCCATGGTGAAGGAAGCAGGGGTCAATCGGAGTCTTTCGGCATATCTTGCCAACCCAGAATTAGAAAGAAAAACCTACTCGGACAACATTGATCGGGAAATGCTCCAACTAACAGTATCTATATCTGGAGTTCCAATTGGTTTTGTCAATTGGTATGGCGTACATCCAACTAATATTACTTTTGACAATCGTCTTATTTCTTCAGATAATAAGGGGATTGCATCTTTACTTGCAGAGTCAGAAGCCAAAAAACAAGGTTTAAACGATTTTGTTGCGATTTTTGCTCAAGCAAACGAAGGCGATGTCTCTCCCAATCTTAATTTAAACAACACCGGTCCAGGAAAGGACATGTATGACAGTAGTTTTATCATCGGCAAAAGACAATTTTTAGCTAGTCAAGAGATCTTAAAATCAGAACGCAAACGGTTGTCAGGTGGAATTTCTTTTACACAACGATTTATTGATATGAGTAAACACCCTGTCAGTAGTGAATTTTCTGGAACAGGTAAAACAGAAACCACATGTCCTTCTGCATATGGATATTCATTTGCTGCTGGTTCTACGGAAGAAGGAGGAGGTCATTGGTTGTTCCACGAAGGTATGACAAACCAAAATCGTAGATTTTATATTGATTGGATTGCAAAGTTTATGTTGCAGTCTCCGTCTCAAGAGTTAAGAGAATGCCAAAATCCGAAAGCAGTCCTATTCCCTATGGGAGAGACAAAACCTATTCCGAGTCTTCCGCAAATTTTACCTTATGGCCTCGCAGTTGTTGGAAATTTAACGATTCTTGTTTTGCCACATGAAGTCACAACAATGTCGAGTCGAAGATTAAAAAAAGAAGTTCAGTCTATATTAAAAGATCAATCTTCAGAAATTGTATTGTCTGGGCTAACTAACGATTTTTCTGGATACATCACAACACCGGAAGAATATTCTACGCAAAATTATGAAGGTGGTCATACCTTACACGGACCACAAAGTTTAAACGCCTTAAGGCAAGAGTTTCATAAAATGTCATTGGAGTTAAAAAGTGGTTCACCCGTTCCTACGACTACTGTTATGCCTTTGGATTTGTCCGATCGAATTCATCCTTTGAAAATTCCTTCTGCTGACGTGATTTCAAATAAACCTCAAAATATCATTCAACCTAATGCGGAGACATATAAAAAAGGAGAAGTCATCTCTTGTCGAGTGGCTTCTGCACATCCCAATGTTGGTTATCCAAAAGTTTTTTCTTATCTTTGGGTTGAAGCTCTAGATGGAGGTAATTGGAAACCGATTCGGTCTGATGCAGATTTTGATACTAAATTTATTTATCAAAAACGAGGCCTTTGGGGCAAAAGTGAAGAAAGTTTAGAATTAATTTGGGAAACAGGTGCTGAAACCAAATCTGGTGAATACCGATTGGTTCACGAAGGAATGTATCTCAGTGCAGATGGTAAAAAAAA
- a CDS encoding DUF3817 domain-containing protein — translation MYHLLQTKLGRFRILAFLEGLSFLTILFVTMPLKYLYQNPEPNKVVGLIHGLLFLLYLVELFQVKVELGWKLKKTFLAALASVLPFGTFIAERYLYLKDDSEESK, via the coding sequence TTGTATCATTTACTCCAAACAAAATTAGGAAGATTTCGCATTTTGGCTTTTTTGGAAGGCCTTTCATTTCTCACGATTCTCTTTGTGACTATGCCTCTCAAATATCTGTATCAAAATCCAGAACCGAATAAGGTCGTTGGGCTCATCCACGGGTTATTATTTCTTTTGTATTTGGTGGAACTATTCCAAGTAAAAGTGGAGTTAGGTTGGAAGCTGAAAAAAACTTTTTTAGCGGCGCTTGCCTCCGTTCTTCCTTTTGGAACCTTTATAGCAGAACGTTATTTATACTTAAAAGATGATTCGGAAGAATCAAAATAA